The Brevibacillus brevis genome contains a region encoding:
- a CDS encoding sugar ABC transporter substrate-binding protein, which produces MKKKLGLITSLVLAASILVTACGSGATTGTGSTNGGASGEKAKRIALIMRQNVGTFSAQYINGVKTEVEKNGSELTVFNADTDLAKMASNLDAAVNQKFDGILIDHGTAEALQQGTQKAVDKKIPVVLFDTDINIPGVPVVAQDDNKLAELSLEKLAADTNGKGNIVKIWVAGFAPMEKRQVTYEAFQKKYPDLKEIAAFGSATNNTALDTQTQMEAILKKYPNKGDITAVWAAWDEFAKGATRAIQQAGRTEIKVYSIDLSDEDLQMIQAENSPWAATAAVDPSNIGRIHAQTVFQKIKGEQVPDNVKLNPVLVKQEDLPKDKKVTMGDLSQYVQEWGK; this is translated from the coding sequence ATGAAAAAGAAACTCGGTCTGATTACATCACTTGTTTTGGCAGCATCTATTCTTGTGACGGCGTGCGGCAGCGGAGCGACAACGGGAACTGGCAGCACAAACGGCGGTGCTTCGGGAGAGAAGGCGAAGAGAATCGCACTGATCATGCGTCAAAACGTAGGAACATTCTCTGCACAATACATCAATGGCGTGAAGACAGAGGTGGAGAAAAACGGCAGCGAGTTGACCGTATTCAACGCAGATACCGATCTGGCAAAAATGGCGTCCAACCTCGACGCGGCTGTGAACCAAAAGTTTGATGGCATTCTGATCGACCATGGTACGGCGGAAGCGTTGCAGCAGGGCACGCAAAAGGCCGTGGATAAAAAAATCCCGGTCGTCCTGTTTGATACAGACATCAACATTCCTGGTGTGCCAGTTGTGGCGCAGGATGACAACAAGTTGGCAGAGCTGAGCCTGGAGAAGCTGGCAGCGGATACAAACGGCAAAGGAAACATCGTCAAAATTTGGGTAGCTGGCTTTGCTCCTATGGAAAAACGCCAAGTCACGTATGAAGCTTTCCAGAAGAAATACCCGGACTTGAAAGAAATTGCGGCATTTGGTTCTGCCACCAACAATACGGCACTCGATACACAAACGCAGATGGAAGCGATCTTGAAAAAGTATCCGAACAAAGGCGACATCACAGCAGTATGGGCGGCTTGGGATGAATTTGCCAAAGGGGCTACACGTGCCATCCAGCAGGCAGGGCGTACGGAAATCAAAGTATACTCCATCGATTTGAGTGATGAGGATCTGCAAATGATTCAGGCGGAAAACTCTCCGTGGGCAGCGACGGCAGCAGTAGACCCATCCAATATCGGACGCATTCATGCGCAAACCGTGTTCCAAAAAATCAAAGGCGAACAAGTGCCAGACAACGTGAAGCTGAATCCAGTGCTGGTGAAACAGGAAGACCTGCCGAAGGATAAGAAAGTAACGATGGGCGACCTGTCCCAATACGTGCAAGAGTGGGGCAAGTAA
- a CDS encoding response regulator transcription factor — MSERILIVEDEEKIARVIQLELEYEGYESEIAKTGLEALEQYNRGGWNLILLDVLLPGLSGIEVLRRIRVKDSATPVILLTARNAVVDKVNGLDQGANDYITKPFEIEELLARIRSCLRLSQMTRKVEASCKVEVADLSLDEKSREVTRGSSQIELTPREFDLLLYLMQNKNQVLNREQILTHVWGFDYFGDTNVVDVYIRYLRKKVDQGYETPLLHTVRGVGYMLKG, encoded by the coding sequence ATGTCGGAGCGAATATTAATTGTGGAAGATGAAGAGAAAATTGCTCGTGTGATTCAATTAGAGCTGGAATACGAAGGATACGAAAGCGAGATCGCCAAAACAGGGCTAGAGGCGCTGGAACAATACAATCGAGGCGGATGGAACTTGATTTTGCTCGATGTATTGCTGCCAGGCTTGTCAGGGATAGAAGTGCTTCGCCGGATTCGGGTAAAGGACTCCGCGACGCCAGTCATTTTGTTGACGGCAAGAAATGCTGTCGTGGACAAGGTAAATGGACTCGATCAAGGCGCGAACGACTATATCACGAAGCCTTTTGAAATCGAAGAGCTGCTGGCTCGCATCCGTTCCTGCCTCCGCTTGTCCCAAATGACAAGAAAAGTGGAAGCCAGCTGCAAAGTAGAAGTAGCAGATTTAAGCCTGGATGAAAAATCGAGGGAAGTAACAAGAGGTTCCAGTCAGATCGAGCTGACACCGCGTGAATTCGATTTGTTGCTTTATCTGATGCAGAATAAAAACCAAGTTCTGAATCGTGAACAGATTCTTACACACGTATGGGGATTTGATTATTTCGGAGACACAAATGTCGTTGACGTGTATATCCGTTACTTGCGTAAAAAGGTGGACCAAGGGTATGAAACCCCGCTTTTGCATACAGTACGAGGCGTTGGTTATATGCTGAAGGGGTAG
- a CDS encoding YcdB/YcdC domain-containing protein, with protein sequence MITYPTEAVRETMEKWFAMLPGLREMSHLQINMDDKWITCEIRVGHNRTELEIDKETGYMIDFDLDKKDREWFPSGEPIDAESATERAIEVAEKLYGDHLNEMVRDHLAKLREYKDGKQWELYYRYFFHGIPHSGVSLRIALDESGNLVDIRYHGFHDFDRKNKPPKPEVITKEEAKQAYLALLEKNMMLICDEQEEGKLKYIPDEAPLDDVVIHAKTGQIAKTVIGKRRIIKKYSEVIPIMAQGESLVFPNLQEIEQWVKEHFQIDLTHTGMKRKTLVTPNEDGETFNPMTGYFRFVAEAREPGWPSTIHYFWPLPEDEDAETVYDPDVVWVTLNRTTNELLSFTVNQKMKYIAPRLSEHDALQIGKRFLEKYIEQGITELHYYELCSLRGTGNTYYFYERRQGIVLTNRVYSVKVNPWTGQVTGFYKHDARKNKEIPDPSSVVSTRRAAESFLRLFHIELEYVQVEDRDKSRREKAPVPIPIYQLIYTCTERYKYFDAMTSLPGR encoded by the coding sequence ATGATTACATATCCGACAGAAGCGGTTCGAGAGACGATGGAGAAATGGTTTGCTATGCTTCCTGGTTTGCGTGAAATGTCTCATCTGCAAATCAATATGGACGATAAGTGGATAACTTGTGAGATAAGAGTAGGTCATAACCGTACAGAACTGGAGATAGACAAAGAGACGGGATATATGATTGATTTCGACTTGGATAAAAAAGATCGAGAATGGTTTCCTTCTGGCGAACCAATCGATGCCGAGTCAGCGACGGAGCGGGCCATAGAAGTAGCGGAAAAATTATACGGAGATCATCTGAACGAAATGGTAAGAGACCATTTAGCAAAGTTGAGAGAGTATAAAGATGGAAAACAATGGGAGCTGTACTATCGTTATTTTTTTCATGGGATTCCGCATTCAGGTGTGTCTTTGAGAATCGCTTTAGACGAGTCTGGAAATTTGGTAGACATCCGATACCACGGATTTCACGATTTTGATCGCAAAAATAAGCCTCCCAAGCCAGAAGTGATAACGAAGGAGGAGGCGAAACAAGCGTACCTTGCTTTATTGGAGAAAAACATGATGCTCATATGCGATGAACAGGAGGAAGGGAAGCTCAAGTATATCCCTGATGAGGCACCGCTGGACGATGTCGTCATTCATGCAAAGACAGGCCAAATAGCAAAGACGGTCATAGGGAAAAGACGAATTATAAAAAAATACTCAGAGGTCATCCCAATCATGGCCCAAGGAGAATCCCTTGTTTTCCCAAATTTGCAGGAGATCGAGCAATGGGTAAAGGAACATTTTCAAATAGATTTGACTCACACAGGGATGAAAAGAAAAACGCTTGTGACTCCGAATGAGGATGGGGAAACTTTCAATCCGATGACCGGATATTTCAGATTCGTTGCCGAAGCGCGGGAACCTGGTTGGCCTTCTACTATCCATTATTTCTGGCCATTACCAGAAGATGAGGACGCTGAAACCGTTTACGATCCTGACGTTGTATGGGTTACACTCAATCGAACGACCAACGAGCTGCTTTCCTTTACGGTTAATCAAAAAATGAAATATATAGCGCCACGGCTTTCGGAGCACGATGCGTTGCAAATTGGAAAGAGGTTTTTGGAGAAATACATCGAGCAGGGAATTACCGAGCTTCACTATTATGAACTGTGTTCTTTACGTGGTACCGGAAATACCTATTATTTCTATGAGCGCCGACAAGGGATCGTACTTACAAATCGAGTCTACTCAGTAAAAGTCAATCCTTGGACAGGCCAGGTAACGGGTTTTTACAAGCACGATGCTCGCAAAAATAAGGAGATTCCCGATCCCTCCTCTGTTGTGTCTACTCGGAGGGCAGCGGAGAGTTTCTTACGTCTGTTTCACATTGAACTGGAATATGTGCAAGTGGAGGACAGAGATAAAAGTAGAAGGGAAAAAGCCCCTGTTCCGATCCCAATCTATCAGCTCATATACACATGTACAGAGCGCTATAAATATTTCGACGCAATGACAAGCCTGCCAGGTAGATGA
- a CDS encoding glycerate kinase family protein produces MRILVVPSGFKESLDAEQAAECMKEGILRVLPLSQVQTLPMVDGGEGFTKAIVKISNGSIIDKEVTGPVGEKVPSHFGIFGSKTTGQTAVIEMAAAAGLRLVPRSLRDPRKTTTHGVGELIKAALDMGADRILLGCGDSGTSDGGAGMAQALGAKFLDDSGQEIRIEGGISLAKVTKIDVSGMDKRLKQVQIDVACNWFNKLCGENGVARVFGPQKGATPEQVVELEAALEQFAAIIERDFGIDVRNMPGSGASGGLGAGLHALTGANLYPRYDIIMKYIDLDRMLQETDLVFTAEGSIDFQTPRGKIPVEVAKRAKKHALPVVALVGTVGKGARLNYEYGIDAYTSILPMPSTLEEAFMHAQKWLTDCSESSMRTIMVGLQLANRLMEKEQVS; encoded by the coding sequence ATGCGTATACTCGTTGTGCCTTCGGGCTTTAAGGAAAGTTTAGATGCCGAGCAAGCAGCTGAGTGCATGAAAGAAGGAATTCTGCGCGTACTCCCGCTCTCCCAAGTACAAACACTGCCGATGGTAGACGGAGGAGAAGGCTTTACAAAAGCGATTGTGAAAATTTCGAATGGCTCAATTATTGATAAGGAAGTAACAGGTCCCGTAGGAGAAAAGGTTCCTTCCCATTTCGGGATATTCGGGTCAAAGACGACAGGTCAAACAGCTGTGATTGAGATGGCAGCAGCAGCCGGACTGCGACTGGTTCCAAGAAGCTTGCGTGATCCGCGCAAAACGACGACACATGGCGTCGGTGAATTGATCAAAGCGGCGCTGGACATGGGGGCAGATCGTATTTTGCTAGGCTGCGGCGATTCCGGTACTTCCGATGGCGGTGCAGGCATGGCGCAAGCACTTGGCGCGAAATTTTTGGATGACAGCGGTCAAGAAATCCGTATTGAAGGCGGAATCTCGCTGGCAAAAGTAACGAAAATCGATGTTTCCGGCATGGACAAAAGACTCAAGCAGGTGCAAATCGATGTGGCTTGCAACTGGTTTAACAAGCTGTGTGGGGAAAACGGGGTCGCTCGCGTGTTTGGCCCGCAAAAGGGAGCGACACCTGAACAAGTCGTTGAGTTGGAAGCAGCACTCGAACAATTCGCGGCTATCATCGAGCGAGATTTCGGTATCGACGTCAGAAACATGCCGGGCAGTGGTGCCTCGGGTGGCTTGGGTGCCGGACTGCATGCGCTGACGGGTGCGAATCTCTATCCACGCTACGACATCATCATGAAATACATTGATTTGGATCGGATGCTTCAAGAGACAGACCTTGTGTTTACGGCAGAAGGAAGCATTGATTTTCAAACACCGCGAGGAAAAATTCCAGTAGAAGTGGCAAAGAGAGCGAAGAAGCATGCCCTGCCGGTAGTGGCTTTGGTTGGGACTGTTGGCAAAGGCGCGCGACTCAATTATGAATACGGTATTGATGCATACACGAGTATTTTGCCAATGCCGTCTACGTTGGAGGAAGCGTTCATGCATGCGCAGAAATGGCTGACCGATTGCTCGGAAAGCTCCATGAGAACCATCATGGTGGGCCTGCAGCTCGCAAATCGTTTAATGGAGAAGGAGCAAGTATCGTGA
- a CDS encoding HAMP domain-containing sensor histidine kinase — protein sequence MKIKNKIHLFSTVALLLLLLMVNSFIYFVFYKVTTDGELDRLQREVLHIQSGLNQTGVENFDPATLLQPYLPSYGMIRIIDQQSRAIVTQEVDSTQPIPAPKPLFERKASDGVFDVKGVKYAYVKVPIIWTNGKIVTLEVIESIAGLQKNLNLLQNVLLFASLFVLIPAFFAGRMLSNLILRPVNSMIQTMEDIQARSIFKKIPLEHTSKDELHALGSTFNKMMDLLQQNFEKQQQFVSDASHELKTPLTVVESYAKLLKRWGTKKPEVLAESVEAIYSEAVRMKDMTNQMLLLANNSAEWNLDVKEIDLIPMCQTTISQLTNAYGRSFQLGANHESVPVMADEQKLKQVLVVLLDNAMKYSSNEIEVGVGLQGDRPYISVKDYGMGIPKEDLQHVFDRFFRVDKARSRETGGVGLGLSIAKQIVDAHQGDIALDSEEGKWTLVTVFLPGQAKK from the coding sequence ATGAAAATCAAAAATAAAATTCATTTGTTCTCCACGGTCGCGCTCTTGCTTCTGCTGCTCATGGTCAACAGCTTCATTTACTTCGTGTTCTACAAAGTGACAACAGACGGAGAGCTGGATCGTCTGCAACGAGAAGTTCTGCATATCCAGAGTGGACTCAATCAGACCGGTGTGGAAAATTTTGACCCTGCTACGCTGCTACAGCCGTATTTGCCATCGTACGGGATGATCCGGATTATCGATCAGCAGTCACGGGCCATCGTCACGCAGGAAGTAGACAGCACGCAACCAATCCCGGCCCCGAAGCCCCTCTTTGAAAGAAAGGCGAGTGACGGTGTCTTCGATGTCAAAGGTGTGAAATACGCGTACGTCAAGGTCCCGATTATTTGGACGAATGGAAAAATTGTCACGCTAGAAGTGATTGAAAGTATTGCGGGCTTGCAAAAGAATTTGAACCTGCTGCAAAACGTTCTGTTATTTGCTTCGCTGTTCGTGCTGATTCCTGCATTTTTTGCTGGACGCATGTTGAGCAATCTGATTTTGCGACCAGTCAACTCGATGATTCAAACGATGGAAGACATTCAAGCGCGCAGTATTTTTAAGAAAATACCGCTTGAGCACACATCCAAGGATGAATTGCACGCGTTAGGCAGTACCTTTAATAAAATGATGGATTTATTGCAGCAAAACTTCGAGAAGCAGCAGCAGTTCGTCTCAGATGCTTCCCATGAATTGAAGACGCCGCTGACCGTAGTAGAAAGCTATGCGAAGCTATTGAAGCGTTGGGGGACGAAAAAGCCGGAGGTTCTGGCAGAGTCGGTGGAAGCGATCTATTCGGAAGCCGTGCGCATGAAGGATATGACCAATCAAATGCTCCTTCTCGCCAACAATAGCGCCGAATGGAATCTGGATGTCAAAGAAATCGACTTGATCCCGATGTGCCAAACGACCATTTCGCAATTAACCAATGCGTATGGCAGGTCCTTTCAACTGGGCGCAAACCACGAATCGGTTCCTGTGATGGCCGATGAACAAAAACTAAAACAAGTGCTCGTCGTTTTACTCGACAATGCGATGAAATACAGCTCGAATGAAATCGAGGTTGGGGTGGGGCTTCAAGGGGACCGCCCATATATCTCAGTCAAGGATTACGGAATGGGGATTCCCAAGGAAGATTTGCAGCATGTTTTTGATCGTTTCTTCCGTGTTGACAAAGCCCGCAGCCGCGAAACAGGTGGCGTAGGACTGGGGCTTTCCATTGCCAAACAGATCGTTGATGCCCATCAAGGCGATATTGCACTGGATAGCGAAGAAGGGAAATGGACGCTCGTGACCGTTTTTCTGCCAGGGCAGGCTAAGAAATAG
- a CDS encoding sugar ABC transporter ATP-binding protein: MPTLQMKGIAKQFSGVPALRSVDFEVRAGEVHALLGANGAGKSTLMKILTGAYQADSGTITIDGQSVSIQSPQDAKAQGIQCVYQEVDTALIPYLSVAENILLDQLVQAKTKGLINWQSLYNESEQILKKFGFSIPVRMLVEECTLSEKQLILIARATVQKAKYVIFDEPTAPLSTKESGRLFQIIAQLKKAGVGIIYISHRLPEIFEICDRITIMRDGQHVVTTDTAKTNMDEVIANMLGKSFDEEFPKLEVPIGETIFEVSGVAGGKVRGVDMQVREGEIVGVVGLVGAGKTELARLLFGADEAKAGAVRLHGTRIQLRSPKDAVDAGIVLVPEERRKEGIFVEESVQNNLSVASLKKKSWFGFIKRGAEAANARELVQRLGVKTADIKQLVGFLSGGNQQKVAIGKWLDTNAHLFMFDEPTKGVDIGAKSDIYRLIGNLAEQKKGVLYFSCEFQEVIGIADRILVMFEGRIVKELSREEATQELIMYYASGGE; encoded by the coding sequence ATGCCCACATTGCAGATGAAAGGGATAGCGAAGCAGTTTTCTGGGGTTCCTGCCCTGCGATCCGTTGATTTTGAGGTGCGCGCAGGGGAGGTTCATGCACTGCTCGGAGCCAATGGCGCGGGGAAGAGTACCCTGATGAAAATTCTCACGGGAGCGTATCAGGCAGATAGCGGTACAATCACCATCGATGGCCAGTCCGTGTCGATTCAATCTCCGCAGGACGCTAAAGCACAGGGCATTCAATGTGTATATCAGGAAGTGGACACCGCCTTGATCCCGTATTTGAGCGTTGCCGAAAATATTTTGCTCGACCAGCTTGTCCAAGCAAAAACCAAGGGGCTGATCAACTGGCAGAGCTTGTACAACGAATCAGAGCAGATTTTAAAAAAATTCGGCTTCTCCATTCCCGTGAGGATGCTCGTCGAAGAATGTACGCTGTCGGAAAAGCAATTGATTTTGATTGCACGGGCTACCGTTCAAAAGGCCAAGTACGTTATTTTCGATGAACCAACCGCGCCGTTGAGCACAAAGGAGAGCGGACGGCTGTTTCAAATCATTGCCCAGTTGAAAAAAGCTGGGGTCGGGATCATTTATATCTCCCACCGCCTGCCGGAAATCTTTGAAATCTGTGATCGGATCACGATTATGCGTGATGGTCAGCATGTCGTGACCACAGACACGGCGAAGACCAATATGGACGAAGTGATCGCGAACATGCTGGGCAAAAGCTTCGACGAGGAGTTCCCGAAGCTGGAAGTGCCGATTGGCGAAACGATTTTTGAGGTGTCAGGTGTGGCTGGCGGCAAAGTACGCGGAGTCGACATGCAGGTTCGCGAGGGAGAGATCGTGGGCGTCGTCGGTCTGGTTGGGGCAGGGAAGACCGAGCTTGCCCGATTGCTCTTCGGTGCAGATGAGGCAAAGGCTGGAGCCGTTCGATTGCATGGAACACGTATCCAACTGCGCTCGCCAAAAGACGCCGTCGATGCTGGAATCGTGCTCGTTCCGGAGGAAAGGCGCAAGGAAGGAATTTTCGTAGAGGAGTCTGTGCAGAACAACCTGTCTGTCGCCTCGTTGAAAAAGAAGTCCTGGTTCGGTTTTATCAAAAGAGGAGCGGAAGCGGCTAACGCAAGAGAGCTCGTGCAGCGCCTTGGTGTGAAAACAGCCGATATCAAGCAGCTGGTCGGTTTCCTCAGCGGCGGAAACCAGCAAAAAGTCGCAATCGGCAAATGGCTGGATACAAACGCTCACCTCTTTATGTTTGACGAGCCGACAAAAGGGGTAGATATTGGCGCGAAAAGCGACATTTACCGCCTGATCGGAAATCTCGCTGAGCAGAAAAAGGGTGTCCTGTATTTCTCCTGTGAGTTTCAGGAAGTCATCGGGATCGCAGACCGGATTCTCGTCATGTTCGAGGGCAGGATCGTGAAGGAATTGAGTCGCGAGGAAGCAACACAAGAGCTGATTATGTACTACGCAAGCGGAGGTGAGTAA
- a CDS encoding ABC transporter permease yields MADKKFSLFDFVYKYGTVAVIVIVMLLFSLTNPYFFTYDNLTDILRSISIVTFVAIGVTFSLIVGGFDLSVGSTVSLTTVVSASMMVWYEQGVFTTLVVPIVLSLLVGLVNAFLVVKIRIPDLLATLAMLYIVNGIHMTYSQGYSIYANMPMQDGSQAPGKFQEWFLWLGQGEILSVPVPVILTFLLVAITHVYLTYTRQGRMLYMTGGNLEAARLSGIPVNRYRTLAYVLSALFAGLGGMLLAARIGTGQVSSGGSMLMDAVAAAFVGFSVFGAGKPNVFGTFVGAILIGVLLNGMTMLNLPYYAYDIIKGTVLALALAVTYYQLRRKRNA; encoded by the coding sequence GTGGCAGATAAAAAGTTTAGTTTATTTGATTTTGTTTACAAATACGGTACGGTTGCAGTTATTGTCATTGTCATGCTGTTATTCAGTTTGACCAACCCGTATTTCTTCACGTACGACAACTTGACGGACATTCTTCGCTCCATCTCGATTGTGACATTTGTTGCGATTGGCGTTACGTTCTCGCTGATCGTCGGAGGCTTTGACTTGTCTGTAGGATCGACGGTTTCGTTGACCACAGTCGTTTCTGCTTCGATGATGGTTTGGTACGAACAAGGAGTTTTCACGACACTGGTTGTCCCGATTGTACTCAGCTTGCTCGTCGGGCTGGTCAACGCCTTCCTGGTTGTGAAAATCCGCATTCCTGATTTGCTGGCTACTCTGGCGATGCTCTACATCGTCAACGGCATTCATATGACGTATTCCCAAGGCTACTCGATCTACGCAAACATGCCAATGCAGGACGGCTCACAGGCTCCGGGAAAATTCCAGGAATGGTTCCTATGGCTGGGCCAAGGAGAAATTCTCTCCGTACCGGTTCCTGTTATCCTGACTTTTTTACTTGTGGCGATCACGCATGTGTACTTGACCTATACGAGGCAGGGGCGGATGCTGTACATGACAGGCGGCAATTTGGAAGCGGCCCGTCTGTCGGGGATTCCTGTGAATCGCTATCGTACCTTGGCTTATGTGCTCTCCGCTCTTTTTGCAGGCTTGGGCGGGATGCTCTTGGCAGCACGGATCGGTACCGGGCAGGTGAGTAGCGGCGGCTCCATGCTGATGGATGCAGTAGCGGCTGCTTTCGTAGGCTTCTCCGTATTCGGTGCAGGAAAGCCAAACGTTTTTGGTACATTTGTGGGAGCCATCCTGATCGGGGTGCTACTCAACGGCATGACGATGCTCAATCTGCCGTATTATGCTTACGATATAATTAAGGGGACGGTACTGGCGCTTGCCCTGGCTGTGACCTATTATCAGCTGCGCAGAAAACGAAACGCTTAG
- a CDS encoding SLC13 family permease, whose product MFVELLLMLPSSLTFEAKWSLFGFCVAVILWTTTSMNSAYVAIGSVLLLVVTGTADQEILFDSLASDVIWLMIGSFILGGALQVTGLAGKLTDLVVSKAKNVKSLFWLLTVVVQFLAFFIPSTSGRAAVLLPVFHSLTSEIGNKQITKAMAILIPTIILVSTSSTMIGAGSHFIALDMLKEFNGEGISFAEWLLWGLPFGVVASIVTCRIVLALFLSKEEMQRPLASKKLSLTLSRNEKYTVAVIGAMVIFWLTERFHGIEIATTTVVGAFLLTLPNVGVMKWKDGVQSVSWNLILFVGAAIALGKSLLESGAAEWIMKKLFAITEQLEGESSLLIIVVITLLTLTSHLYITSHTTRAVILVPPLLYFASSLDLNEVTVLFLGMIGMNYCLTFPVSSKALLMFQESGKETFLPKDLLRLSLYAGVAHAILMVVFYYAYWQWVGLTI is encoded by the coding sequence ATGTTCGTTGAATTACTGCTCATGCTGCCGTCTTCCCTGACATTTGAGGCCAAATGGAGCTTGTTCGGCTTCTGTGTCGCTGTGATCCTGTGGACGACAACCTCGATGAACTCCGCCTATGTAGCGATTGGCTCCGTGTTACTCCTCGTCGTGACAGGAACGGCTGACCAGGAAATTTTGTTCGACTCGCTCGCCTCCGATGTCATTTGGTTAATGATTGGCTCGTTCATTCTCGGCGGCGCTCTCCAAGTGACAGGCTTGGCAGGAAAACTCACAGATCTGGTCGTGAGCAAGGCAAAGAATGTCAAAAGCTTGTTTTGGCTCTTGACGGTCGTCGTTCAATTTCTCGCATTCTTTATCCCGTCTACTTCTGGACGCGCAGCGGTGCTACTGCCTGTTTTCCACTCGCTGACCTCAGAAATCGGGAACAAACAAATTACGAAAGCCATGGCGATCCTGATTCCGACGATTATTTTAGTATCGACGAGCTCCACCATGATTGGAGCGGGCTCCCATTTTATCGCACTCGATATGCTGAAGGAGTTCAATGGGGAAGGGATTAGTTTCGCGGAGTGGCTGTTGTGGGGACTGCCGTTCGGGGTTGTGGCCAGCATCGTTACTTGCCGGATTGTTCTGGCTCTGTTTCTCTCTAAAGAAGAGATGCAGCGCCCACTCGCGAGTAAAAAGCTTTCTCTTACCTTGTCCCGCAACGAAAAATATACGGTTGCTGTGATCGGGGCGATGGTCATTTTCTGGCTGACAGAGCGTTTTCACGGAATCGAGATTGCTACCACGACAGTTGTCGGCGCCTTTCTTTTGACACTCCCCAATGTGGGCGTCATGAAGTGGAAGGATGGCGTACAGTCTGTCTCGTGGAACCTGATTCTGTTTGTAGGGGCGGCCATTGCCCTCGGAAAGTCGTTGTTGGAGAGCGGCGCGGCAGAGTGGATCATGAAGAAGCTGTTCGCGATCACCGAGCAGCTGGAAGGCGAATCGTCGCTTCTGATTATTGTGGTTATTACTTTGCTGACACTGACATCCCATCTGTACATTACATCGCACACGACGAGAGCCGTCATTCTTGTTCCGCCGCTTCTCTACTTTGCGAGCAGCCTTGATTTGAATGAAGTGACCGTGTTGTTCTTAGGAATGATCGGCATGAACTACTGCCTGACCTTCCCTGTCAGCTCCAAAGCATTGCTCATGTTCCAGGAAAGCGGCAAGGAAACCTTTTTGCCTAAGGATTTGCTGCGATTGAGCTTGTATGCAGGTGTAGCCCACGCGATCCTGATGGTCGTCTTTTATTACGCGTACTGGCAGTGGGTGGGATTAACGATATAA
- a CDS encoding PepSY domain-containing protein — translation MNKKWKIGLLASFLLVTTAFGMQRIFASMDLQSLSAEEVKQIVTARYPGKIESISMTDVGENSIYNLQLLNERGTYSVMVNAQTGEIIDLKELSLVAATAQPKANETATNSTQPGSNPTASTAQPNGSGKDASGNATKPAGAGMMGTVAPGKQQPATSTQTQTQQQSKPNQSSNPPAQPQTKITEQQAKQIATERTSGGKIDDVDLIETKSGAVYRVITKKDSQTVDVRIHAITGKVLSTTTIDNSSTDDDDDDDDQTPADKNGSAPADASTSDDTNTNDTDDDDLDDGDDD, via the coding sequence ATGAATAAAAAATGGAAAATAGGGCTGCTGGCGAGCTTTCTGTTGGTCACGACGGCATTTGGCATGCAACGGATCTTCGCGAGCATGGATTTGCAGTCATTGTCAGCGGAGGAAGTCAAACAGATCGTGACGGCCCGCTACCCGGGGAAGATTGAATCGATTTCCATGACGGACGTAGGAGAAAACAGCATCTACAATCTCCAACTCCTCAATGAGCGCGGAACGTATAGTGTGATGGTGAATGCACAGACGGGCGAAATTATTGATTTGAAAGAGCTCTCCTTGGTCGCAGCCACTGCGCAGCCGAAGGCAAATGAAACGGCGACGAATTCAACGCAGCCGGGTTCAAATCCGACAGCCAGCACAGCGCAACCGAACGGCAGCGGGAAGGATGCTTCAGGCAACGCGACAAAACCAGCAGGAGCGGGAATGATGGGGACTGTTGCGCCAGGCAAACAACAGCCTGCTACTTCAACCCAGACACAAACACAGCAGCAGTCGAAGCCGAATCAAAGCTCAAATCCACCAGCGCAGCCACAGACAAAAATTACGGAACAGCAAGCGAAACAGATTGCGACGGAAAGAACAAGTGGCGGCAAGATCGATGATGTTGATTTAATCGAAACAAAGAGTGGAGCAGTCTATCGAGTGATCACGAAAAAAGACTCCCAAACGGTAGATGTACGCATACATGCCATTACCGGAAAAGTGCTCTCGACTACCACCATCGACAATAGCTCTACCGATGATGATGATGACGATGATGACCAGACACCAGCCGATAAAAATGGCAGCGCTCCGGCAGATGCATCTACAAGTGATGACACGAACACGAATGACACCGACGACGATGATCTGGATGATGGTGATGATGATTAG